From the genome of Pukyongia salina, one region includes:
- a CDS encoding aspartyl protease family protein yields MEKLANSTRSFLLSVFALLVFILGNAQSHFTFPEAISRDKIPFELVNNLVIIPVEINGTRLSFLLDTGVSSTLLFSVEELDSIQLNNASPVKLRGLGEGGTIDAILSNNNTVRVGKAVDKQHRIYMVLDKKINFSTRMGVPIHGIIGFDLFKDFVVKTDYSSKRVTLYKPDKYRKRRCKGCSDFKLRFHNKKPYMAVTVESRTQQIESLVLIDTGSSDGLWLFDEYDFIINNPRNYFNDFLGLGLSGNIFGKRSKIKGLGLNSFRLEGVTTSFPDTNTVRNIRSIPERKGTLGSEVLRRFTVIMDYRNQTMTLKKNKYFDEPFYYNMAGLTLEHDGLIPVREVDYFKIDPVTMTTKKREASAIFDVYKSPTLQFFLAPKFVVVEVREGSPAALAGIQKGDEVLSINGKACYKYKLYEIINLFSSKAGRTIYMEITRNGVNQKKKFILREVL; encoded by the coding sequence ATGGAAAAATTAGCGAACTCTACTCGTTCCTTCCTTCTTTCAGTATTCGCCCTACTTGTCTTTATACTGGGGAATGCACAGAGCCATTTTACTTTTCCTGAGGCAATATCCAGAGATAAGATTCCCTTCGAATTAGTGAACAACCTAGTCATCATCCCGGTTGAGATAAATGGAACCCGATTGTCATTTCTTTTAGATACCGGGGTTAGTTCCACTTTGTTGTTCTCCGTTGAAGAGCTGGACTCTATTCAGCTGAATAATGCCTCGCCGGTAAAACTACGCGGCCTGGGGGAGGGCGGTACCATAGACGCCATTCTAAGCAATAATAACACTGTTAGGGTGGGTAAGGCTGTAGATAAACAGCACAGGATCTACATGGTACTGGATAAAAAGATCAATTTTTCCACTCGAATGGGAGTGCCTATTCACGGCATCATAGGGTTTGATCTGTTCAAGGATTTTGTAGTAAAAACAGATTATTCGTCTAAGCGGGTCACTCTTTATAAACCCGATAAATACCGCAAAAGGAGATGTAAAGGATGTAGTGATTTTAAGCTGCGGTTTCATAATAAGAAGCCTTATATGGCGGTTACCGTAGAATCTCGAACACAACAAATAGAGTCATTGGTATTGATCGATACCGGTTCGAGTGATGGTCTATGGCTTTTCGACGAGTACGATTTTATTATAAACAACCCCAGAAATTACTTTAATGATTTCCTGGGACTTGGGCTAAGTGGAAATATATTCGGAAAGAGATCCAAGATAAAGGGACTGGGGCTTAACTCGTTTCGGTTGGAGGGTGTAACAACTTCATTTCCCGACACGAATACTGTAAGAAACATACGATCCATTCCCGAACGAAAAGGGACTTTAGGTAGTGAGGTGCTCAGGCGATTTACGGTGATCATGGATTATCGAAATCAAACCATGACGCTAAAGAAAAATAAATACTTCGATGAACCCTTTTACTATAATATGGCTGGCTTAACCCTGGAACATGACGGGCTTATCCCGGTAAGAGAAGTGGATTATTTTAAAATAGACCCTGTCACGATGACTACTAAAAAGAGGGAAGCATCTGCTATCTTCGATGTGTATAAGTCGCCCACCTTGCAATTCTTTCTGGCACCTAAATTTGTAGTTGTTGAAGTACGGGAAGGGTCCCCGGCTGCATTGGCAGGTATTCAGAAAGGTGATGAGGTACTGTCTATTAACGGGAAAGCGTGCTACAAGTACAAATTGTATGAAATCATCAACCTGTTCTCATCGAAGGCCGGCAGGACGATCTATATGGAAATAACGAGGAATGGGGTAAACCAGAAGAAAAAATTTATCCTACGAGAAGTATTGTAA
- a CDS encoding DUF1573 domain-containing protein: protein MKRLVLIVLIALIGHTVQAQAKISFKTDTIDFGQIAKGSDGVRAFEFTNTGDKPLIISDVKSSCGCTVPKKPDGPVAPGASSIIQVKYDTNRVGPIRKTVTVYSNADEPIKALKIKGEVLAEGKSVLEKTK, encoded by the coding sequence ATGAAAAGACTAGTACTTATAGTGCTTATCGCATTAATTGGACACACTGTTCAGGCGCAGGCCAAAATTAGTTTTAAAACAGACACCATAGACTTTGGTCAGATCGCCAAAGGAAGTGACGGTGTTCGTGCATTCGAATTTACCAACACCGGAGATAAACCGCTAATTATCAGTGATGTGAAGTCCAGTTGCGGATGTACAGTACCAAAAAAACCAGACGGGCCTGTGGCTCCTGGCGCTTCCAGTATCATTCAGGTTAAATATGATACTAATCGCGTAGGACCGATCCGTAAAACAGTAACTGTTTATTCTAACGCAGATGAACCTATTAAAGCGCTTAAAATAAAAGGAGAAGTTTTAGCCGAGGGCAAAAGTGTCCTTGAAAAGACGAAATAA
- a CDS encoding valine--tRNA ligase, producing the protein MGLAAKYSAESVENKWYSYWMEHGYFHSEVDEREPYTIVIPPPNVTGVLHMGHMLNNTLQDVLIRRARLRGYNALWVPGTDHASIATEAKVVDKLKKEGIEKHDISREEFIDHAWEWTHKHGGIILEQLKKLGASCDWDRTKFTMDDDLSESVIKVFVDLYKKGKIYRGYRMVNWDPEAKTTLSDEEVFYEEKQGNLYHLKYQIEGSNDFLIIATTRPETILGDTAICINPEDERYTHLKGKKAIVPICNRVIPIIEDDYVTMEFGTGCLKVTPAHDENDKILGDKHNLEVIDIFHDDATLNSFGLHYEGMDRFEARKEIVKELKRMDVVDKIEQHTNKVGTSERTGAVIEPKLSDQWFLKMKELAQPALDAVLQKDVNLVPEKFVNTYRHWMENVRDWNISRQLWWGHQIPAYYYGEGKDDFVVAESKEEALVLAREKSGDSQLKAADLTQDPDVLDTWFSSWLWPMSVFNGILDPDNKEIKYYYPTNDLVTAPEILFFWVARMIIAGFEYRGEKPFENVYLTGIVRDKQRRKMSKSLGNSPDPIALMQEYGADGVRVGMLLSSPAGNDLMFDVDLCKQGSGFVNKIWNAYRLIDGWEVAEDKQPSEAATMAINWYKHKFNKTLVEIEDHFGKYRISDALMATYKLVWDDFCSWLLEMVKPAYGEPIDGTTYNGIIEILEDNLKILHPFVPFVSEEIWQHLKERTSKEALIISQWPEAGDFDAKTIRDFEFASEVISGIRTIRKEKNISFKEQISLSVINNEKSSESFDPVIVKLGNLSQLNYVSQAMEGALTFRVKSNEYFVPVAGAINVEEEIAKIQEELNYTEGFLKSVQKKLSNDRFVNNAPEQVVNMERNKEADALAKIETLKASLASLK; encoded by the coding sequence ATGGGTTTAGCGGCGAAATATAGTGCTGAAAGCGTTGAGAACAAGTGGTATAGCTACTGGATGGAACATGGCTATTTTCATTCCGAAGTGGACGAAAGAGAGCCTTATACCATCGTTATTCCTCCTCCCAACGTAACGGGAGTACTTCATATGGGCCATATGCTCAACAATACCCTACAGGATGTGTTGATAAGGAGAGCACGTCTGCGTGGCTATAATGCCCTATGGGTGCCGGGAACAGACCACGCTTCCATTGCTACCGAAGCCAAGGTAGTGGATAAACTCAAAAAAGAAGGCATCGAAAAACACGATATCTCCCGAGAAGAGTTTATAGATCATGCCTGGGAGTGGACACACAAACATGGTGGGATCATTCTGGAACAACTGAAGAAATTAGGTGCTTCCTGCGATTGGGATCGTACTAAATTCACCATGGATGACGATCTATCGGAGTCTGTGATCAAAGTATTTGTGGATCTATACAAAAAAGGGAAAATCTATCGCGGATACCGTATGGTAAACTGGGATCCGGAAGCGAAGACAACCCTCTCAGACGAAGAGGTGTTTTATGAAGAAAAACAGGGTAATCTATATCATCTAAAATATCAGATAGAGGGCAGTAACGATTTTTTGATCATTGCAACCACCAGACCTGAAACAATCTTAGGTGATACCGCAATTTGCATCAATCCGGAGGATGAGCGTTATACTCATTTGAAAGGAAAAAAAGCAATTGTGCCTATCTGTAATCGTGTGATCCCCATCATTGAAGACGACTATGTTACCATGGAGTTTGGTACCGGATGCCTGAAAGTAACACCCGCACATGATGAAAACGACAAGATCCTGGGCGATAAACACAATCTGGAAGTAATCGACATCTTCCATGACGATGCAACCTTAAATAGTTTCGGCCTGCATTACGAAGGCATGGATCGTTTTGAAGCCAGAAAGGAGATCGTTAAAGAATTGAAGCGAATGGATGTGGTCGATAAGATCGAACAACATACCAACAAGGTAGGAACCAGTGAACGCACCGGGGCCGTGATCGAACCTAAACTTAGCGATCAATGGTTTTTGAAAATGAAAGAACTTGCACAACCCGCACTGGATGCCGTGCTGCAGAAAGATGTCAATCTCGTTCCGGAAAAATTTGTAAATACTTACCGCCACTGGATGGAGAATGTTCGCGATTGGAATATATCTCGTCAACTCTGGTGGGGGCACCAGATACCGGCATATTATTATGGCGAGGGCAAAGACGACTTTGTCGTGGCAGAATCCAAGGAAGAGGCATTGGTATTGGCTCGTGAAAAAAGCGGTGATTCCCAGTTAAAAGCTGCAGATCTCACTCAGGATCCCGATGTGCTGGATACCTGGTTCTCTTCATGGCTATGGCCAATGTCTGTTTTCAATGGTATTCTCGATCCCGATAATAAGGAAATTAAGTACTACTATCCCACTAATGACCTGGTAACAGCCCCCGAGATCCTATTCTTCTGGGTAGCTCGAATGATAATAGCCGGCTTCGAATATCGTGGCGAAAAACCCTTTGAAAACGTTTATTTAACGGGTATTGTTCGGGATAAACAACGCAGGAAAATGAGTAAATCCCTGGGTAATTCGCCAGACCCCATAGCGTTAATGCAAGAATATGGAGCCGATGGTGTAAGAGTAGGGATGTTACTTAGTTCGCCAGCCGGAAACGACCTTATGTTCGATGTAGACCTCTGTAAACAGGGGAGTGGTTTTGTGAATAAGATATGGAATGCGTACCGACTTATAGATGGCTGGGAAGTTGCTGAAGATAAACAACCTTCCGAAGCTGCTACTATGGCAATTAACTGGTATAAGCATAAATTCAATAAGACGCTGGTAGAGATCGAAGATCACTTCGGTAAATATCGCATTAGTGATGCCCTTATGGCCACTTACAAACTGGTTTGGGACGATTTCTGTTCCTGGCTGCTGGAAATGGTGAAACCGGCCTACGGGGAACCTATAGACGGTACTACTTATAATGGAATTATTGAGATACTGGAAGATAACCTTAAAATTTTGCATCCCTTTGTTCCTTTTGTTTCTGAAGAGATCTGGCAACACCTTAAAGAGCGAACTTCTAAAGAGGCGCTTATCATATCCCAATGGCCTGAAGCAGGTGATTTTGATGCTAAAACAATACGAGATTTCGAATTTGCTTCTGAAGTGATCTCAGGTATTCGAACCATCCGAAAGGAAAAGAACATTTCGTTCAAGGAACAAATAAGTCTCTCGGTGATCAATAATGAGAAATCTTCAGAAAGCTTCGACCCGGTAATTGTGAAGCTAGGAAATCTCTCTCAACTCAACTACGTATCCCAAGCAATGGAAGGAGCACTTACCTTCAGGGTTAAGTCGAACGAGTATTTTGTTCCGGTGGCCGGCGCTATAAACGTGGAAGAGGAAATAGCCAAGATCCAGGAAGAATTAAATTACACGGAAGGCTTTCTTAAAAGTGTTCAGAAAAAATTAAGTAACGACAGATTTGTAAATAACGCACCGGAGCAGGTAGTGAATATGGAGCGTAACAAAGAGGCCGATGCCCTGGCTAAAATCGAAACCTTAAAGGCCAGCCTCGCAAGCCTGAAATAA
- a CDS encoding acyl-CoA-binding protein codes for MTRTDLDIEFQKAVDSINNHTEPFPADVLLRLYAYYKRATNDEDRPSGKKPLINAFKTNALFQTQHLTVDEAKELYIDTVKQYFIYRK; via the coding sequence ATGACACGTACAGACCTGGATATCGAATTTCAGAAGGCGGTGGACAGCATAAACAACCATACCGAACCATTTCCGGCCGATGTACTGCTGCGCTTATACGCCTATTATAAGCGAGCCACAAACGATGAAGACAGGCCCAGCGGCAAGAAGCCTTTAATAAACGCTTTCAAGACCAATGCGCTTTTTCAGACACAGCACCTTACCGTTGATGAGGCCAAGGAACTGTACATCGATACGGTAAAGCAATATTTTATTTACAGAAAATAA
- a CDS encoding phosphatidylserine decarboxylase family protein, with the protein MFHKEGNKIILIALALCISLSLAAHLYIENTVWKYSLIAILVVLLILILQFFRNPNRHFTLNDKTVLSPVDGKVVVIEEVFEKEYYNEKRLQISVFMSPINVHVTRYPVGGKVVYSKYHPGKYLVAWHPKSSEENERTTVVVHSEEFGDVLHRQIAGAMARRIVNYAESGQQVEQASDSGFIKFGSRVDVFLPLDVKVDVELNEIVKGGITVLASK; encoded by the coding sequence ATGTTTCATAAGGAAGGAAATAAGATCATTCTCATTGCACTCGCACTGTGTATCTCCTTGAGTTTAGCGGCTCACTTGTATATTGAGAACACAGTCTGGAAATATAGTTTAATTGCTATTTTGGTTGTGCTGCTCATCCTCATCTTACAGTTCTTCAGGAATCCGAATCGACACTTTACCTTGAATGATAAAACGGTACTGTCGCCGGTTGATGGAAAAGTAGTGGTTATTGAAGAAGTCTTCGAGAAGGAATACTACAACGAAAAACGATTACAGATATCTGTGTTCATGTCGCCAATAAACGTACATGTTACCCGTTATCCGGTAGGTGGAAAGGTGGTATATAGTAAATATCATCCCGGGAAATACCTGGTGGCCTGGCATCCTAAATCCAGTGAGGAAAATGAACGAACTACAGTAGTAGTGCATTCGGAAGAATTTGGAGATGTATTACACAGGCAAATTGCCGGGGCCATGGCGCGACGTATTGTTAATTACGCAGAGAGCGGACAGCAGGTTGAACAGGCGTCTGATAGTGGCTTTATAAAATTTGGCTCCAGAGTGGATGTTTTTCTTCCACTCGATGTAAAAGTAGACGTAGAATTAAACGAGATAGTAAAAGGAGGAATAACCGTTTTGGCCTCAAAATAG
- a CDS encoding phosphatidate cytidylyltransferase, with amino-acid sequence MKELIVRSISGVLYISIVIFSMFTSREWFMGLFFVLAAITLNEFLRLIRLKSIAAYLILGLFFYFFSYRIFDDNAVLLLLIMCCFVSGFLFKDLLWTSKIPMFEKKKYIAVIFYLISGFVFLTLIPMQDGSFKPEVIVGVFILVWSNDSFAYLIGKNFGRRKLLERISPKKTKEGFLGGLAGSILAGFIIFNYLDYYPLWMWIFMAFIASIFGTIGDLIQSKFKRQAGVKDSGILMPGHGGLYDRLDSIIYAGPFIYAFIEISEYVS; translated from the coding sequence ATGAAGGAACTTATCGTGCGTTCTATATCGGGTGTGTTATACATCTCGATAGTCATTTTTTCTATGTTCACATCGCGCGAATGGTTTATGGGTCTCTTCTTTGTACTCGCCGCAATAACTCTCAATGAATTTCTTCGTCTAATCCGCTTAAAGAGCATCGCGGCTTATCTTATTCTGGGATTGTTCTTCTATTTTTTTAGTTATCGAATCTTCGATGACAATGCAGTTCTTTTGCTCTTAATCATGTGCTGTTTTGTAAGTGGTTTTTTGTTTAAGGACCTACTCTGGACCAGCAAGATCCCCATGTTTGAAAAGAAGAAATACATTGCTGTGATTTTCTATCTTATAAGTGGGTTTGTCTTTCTTACCCTAATCCCAATGCAGGATGGCAGTTTTAAACCCGAGGTGATCGTTGGCGTATTTATATTGGTATGGAGCAATGATAGTTTTGCTTACCTCATTGGAAAGAATTTTGGTAGGCGGAAACTACTTGAGAGGATATCTCCCAAAAAAACCAAAGAAGGATTTCTTGGAGGGCTTGCCGGATCTATTTTAGCAGGATTCATTATCTTTAATTATCTGGATTATTATCCATTATGGATGTGGATATTCATGGCGTTTATCGCGTCGATCTTTGGTACTATAGGTGACCTCATACAGTCCAAGTTTAAACGACAGGCCGGGGTGAAAGACAGCGGTATTCTCATGCCGGGTCATGGTGGTTTATACGACAGGTTAGATAGTATTATCTATGCCGGTCCGTTTATTTATGCTTTTATAGAAATTTCTGAATATGTTTCATAA
- a CDS encoding LUD domain-containing protein translates to MSLFKRLLNPKGKSEDKVKNSDHSKYYPEETLPIDERFTYNFNRNGGKFLYCENMEEILEAFDNILLENDWYERDVFCLDEMLTSRFDGFNLNFITKANATFFLSNCESLVANNGSILLCSKQIKEKKLHELPANFVIFATTSQLVENISEGLRKIKSRNKLHIPSNITTIQDFETNKEKDFMSYGSSTKNLYLLLLEDL, encoded by the coding sequence ATGAGTCTATTTAAAAGACTTTTAAATCCTAAAGGCAAGTCAGAAGACAAAGTAAAAAATTCTGATCACAGTAAATATTACCCTGAGGAAACGCTTCCCATCGACGAAAGATTTACTTATAACTTTAATCGCAATGGGGGTAAGTTCCTCTACTGTGAAAATATGGAGGAGATCCTGGAAGCATTTGATAATATCCTGCTTGAAAACGATTGGTACGAGCGGGATGTTTTTTGTCTGGATGAAATGTTGACCTCTCGCTTTGACGGTTTCAATTTAAATTTCATCACAAAGGCCAATGCGACCTTCTTTTTATCCAACTGCGAATCGCTGGTAGCGAACAATGGTTCTATACTTTTGTGTTCGAAACAGATCAAAGAGAAAAAACTACACGAATTGCCCGCCAACTTCGTGATATTTGCAACAACTAGTCAGTTGGTAGAAAATATCAGTGAGGGGCTTCGCAAGATCAAATCCCGCAATAAGCTCCATATCCCGAGCAATATTACAACCATTCAGGACTTCGAAACGAACAAAGAAAAGGACTTCATGAGTTATGGAAGTAGCACAAAAAACCTATATTTGCTGTTACTGGAAGACCTGTAA
- the ftsH gene encoding ATP-dependent zinc metalloprotease FtsH: MANENKKPEIKKPRFNAYWIYAAIIMIFLGIQFFGGSSWSQPAKTTQSEFENYLRDGDVEKIEIINKKKAQVYLTTEARQKSVHTNNKTKSFFPAAANEPYYQFEFGDLQNFENKINEIKSQNNLDTKIIWNTDSNMWGELFLTLLPFIVIIGIWIFIMRRMSAGAGGGAGGQIFNIGKSKAKLFDEKTDVKTSFKDVAGLEGAKEEVQEIVDFLKNPSKYTSLGGKIPKGALLVGPPGTGKTLLAKAVAGEAKVPFFSLSGSDFVEMFVGVGASRVRDLFKQAKEKSPSIIFIDEIDAIGRARGKNNFSGSNDERENTLNQLLTEMDGFGTNTNVIVLAATNRADVLDKALMRAGRFDRQIYVDLPDVRERKEIFEVHLRPLKKDDSLDTDFLAKQTPGFSGADIANVCNEAALIAARNEKKAVGRQDFLDAVDRIVGGLEKKNKIITPDEKRAIAVHEAGHATVSWMLEHAAPLVKVTIVPRGQSLGAAWYLPEERLIVRPEQMLDEMCATMGGRAAEKVIFGKISTGALSDLEKVTKQARAMVTIYGLNDTIGNLTYYDSSGQNEYGFTKPYSEKTAELIDKEISNLIEVQYQRAIELLEKNKDKLTELADELLEKEVIFKESLERIFGKRPFKPRIPEEPIDEKSEDEAVKPEEPVQPKS, translated from the coding sequence ATGGCGAACGAGAATAAAAAACCAGAGATCAAAAAGCCAAGGTTCAATGCATATTGGATCTATGCGGCTATTATCATGATCTTTCTGGGCATACAATTTTTTGGAGGAAGTAGCTGGTCTCAGCCTGCCAAGACAACGCAGTCTGAATTCGAGAACTATCTTCGGGATGGAGATGTGGAGAAAATTGAGATCATCAATAAGAAAAAAGCGCAGGTATACCTCACTACCGAAGCCAGACAAAAATCTGTACATACTAACAATAAAACTAAAAGTTTCTTCCCTGCGGCAGCTAACGAACCCTACTATCAGTTCGAGTTTGGCGACCTGCAGAATTTTGAGAACAAGATCAATGAGATAAAGTCTCAAAATAATCTGGACACTAAGATCATCTGGAATACAGATAGCAATATGTGGGGAGAACTTTTCCTCACCTTACTACCTTTTATCGTAATAATCGGGATATGGATCTTTATCATGAGAAGGATGTCTGCGGGAGCTGGTGGTGGAGCAGGCGGACAGATCTTTAATATTGGAAAATCCAAGGCCAAGCTATTCGATGAAAAGACGGATGTAAAAACTTCGTTCAAAGACGTGGCCGGACTGGAAGGAGCAAAGGAAGAAGTACAAGAGATCGTGGATTTCCTGAAGAATCCTTCCAAATACACCTCTCTGGGGGGTAAAATCCCTAAAGGTGCCTTATTGGTAGGTCCTCCGGGAACTGGTAAGACTCTCCTAGCGAAAGCTGTGGCTGGCGAAGCAAAAGTTCCGTTTTTCTCCCTATCCGGATCAGATTTCGTTGAAATGTTTGTTGGGGTGGGTGCTTCGCGTGTACGAGATCTGTTCAAGCAGGCCAAGGAGAAGTCGCCTTCCATAATCTTCATTGATGAGATCGATGCGATAGGACGTGCCAGGGGAAAAAATAATTTTTCCGGCTCTAATGATGAAAGAGAGAATACCCTCAACCAATTACTCACAGAGATGGATGGTTTTGGCACCAATACCAACGTAATTGTTCTTGCCGCAACCAACCGTGCAGACGTACTGGATAAGGCTTTAATGCGTGCGGGCCGTTTTGACCGTCAGATCTATGTAGATCTACCCGATGTAAGAGAACGAAAAGAAATTTTTGAAGTACATCTGCGTCCGTTAAAGAAGGACGATAGCCTGGACACCGATTTCCTTGCCAAACAAACACCCGGATTCTCTGGGGCCGATATAGCCAATGTTTGTAATGAAGCAGCATTGATAGCAGCCAGAAACGAAAAGAAAGCCGTAGGCAGACAGGATTTCCTTGATGCTGTAGACAGGATAGTGGGTGGACTTGAGAAAAAGAACAAGATCATTACACCCGATGAGAAGAGAGCGATCGCGGTTCATGAGGCCGGCCATGCAACGGTTAGTTGGATGCTGGAGCATGCTGCACCTCTTGTGAAGGTAACTATTGTACCACGAGGCCAATCTCTTGGTGCGGCCTGGTACCTTCCGGAAGAACGTCTTATTGTTAGGCCGGAACAGATGCTGGATGAAATGTGTGCCACTATGGGGGGGCGTGCAGCAGAAAAGGTGATCTTCGGTAAGATTTCCACGGGTGCCTTAAGTGATCTCGAAAAGGTTACCAAGCAGGCTCGGGCCATGGTAACGATTTACGGACTTAATGATACCATTGGTAATTTAACTTATTACGATTCATCAGGTCAAAATGAGTATGGCTTTACCAAACCATATAGTGAAAAGACAGCAGAGCTCATAGATAAGGAGATTTCCAACCTTATCGAAGTACAGTATCAACGTGCGATCGAGCTACTTGAGAAAAATAAAGATAAACTAACAGAGTTGGCCGATGAACTTCTGGAAAAAGAAGTGATCTTTAAGGAAAGTTTGGAGCGGATATTCGGAAAAAGACCGTTCAAACCCAGAATTCCTGAGGAACCAATTGACGAAAAGTCTGAGGATGAAGCCGTAAAACCGGAGGAACCTGTTCAGCCTAAATCTTAA
- the rsfS gene encoding ribosome silencing factor: MLERESATDQLVTQIISGIEEVKGQNIEILDLREIENTVCDYFIICDGTSNTQVNAIVNSIQKIVSKSIKEKPWHVEGSENAEWVLLDYVHVVVHVFQKHIREFYDIEGLWGDARSVKIETTY, encoded by the coding sequence ATGTTAGAGAGAGAATCCGCGACAGATCAACTTGTAACTCAAATAATATCAGGAATTGAAGAAGTAAAGGGCCAGAACATTGAAATTCTGGATCTTAGAGAGATTGAAAATACAGTATGCGACTATTTTATAATCTGTGACGGTACCTCGAATACTCAGGTTAATGCGATCGTTAATTCAATTCAGAAAATAGTTAGCAAATCAATAAAAGAAAAACCCTGGCATGTCGAAGGAAGTGAAAATGCCGAATGGGTGTTACTGGATTATGTGCACGTGGTAGTACATGTTTTTCAGAAGCACATTCGAGAATTCTACGACATAGAAGGACTATGGGGAGATGCCAGGTCTGTTAAAATTGAAACCACTTACTAA
- a CDS encoding biotin--[acetyl-CoA-carboxylase] ligase, whose product MDLIKLSAITSTNSYLKEMCTQTQLKDATVVWAQAQTEGRGQRGSTWQSEPGKSLTFSVLKRFHNLSTTEHILINMATSLGVAKALDKLKIPKVAIKWPNDIMSYDKKLCGILIENQLKGKLLSSSIIGIGLNVNNVEFDNLPQAGSLFTITGKNYELEEVLELMVRCILEELEKLEISSHDELKTGYEARLFRKDEISVFEREDGTLLNGIIRGVNREGNLCVELEDESLAEFSLKEVKLRY is encoded by the coding sequence TTGGATTTAATCAAACTTAGTGCCATTACGTCTACCAACAGCTATCTTAAGGAGATGTGTACCCAAACGCAGCTTAAAGATGCTACCGTTGTATGGGCGCAAGCGCAAACCGAGGGTAGAGGGCAACGCGGATCAACCTGGCAGTCGGAACCGGGTAAAAGCCTTACATTTAGTGTGTTAAAGCGTTTTCATAACCTTTCCACAACAGAACATATTCTAATAAATATGGCCACTTCCCTTGGGGTCGCGAAGGCGTTGGATAAACTTAAAATCCCTAAAGTAGCTATAAAGTGGCCAAACGACATTATGTCATACGATAAGAAATTGTGTGGGATTCTTATAGAAAATCAACTAAAAGGAAAGCTACTGTCATCAAGTATCATTGGGATAGGACTCAATGTAAATAACGTGGAATTCGATAATTTACCCCAGGCGGGTTCTTTGTTCACTATAACAGGAAAGAACTATGAGCTCGAGGAAGTATTGGAATTGATGGTTCGATGTATCTTAGAAGAATTAGAAAAGCTTGAAATTTCAAGCCATGACGAGCTCAAAACAGGTTACGAAGCAAGATTATTCAGAAAAGACGAAATCTCGGTTTTTGAGCGTGAAGATGGAACACTTCTCAATGGTATCATTCGCGGTGTTAACCGGGAAGGAAATTTATGTGTGGAATTGGAAGATGAGAGTCTGGCCGAATTCAGCCTGAAAGAAGTAAAGCTTCGTTATTGA
- a CDS encoding orotate phosphoribosyltransferase, with protein sequence MQIESKKVNVKRSAQDLCSYLSDVKNFEELMPENISKFEVLSEKSFVFALKGMPEIGLEVKEVEAPEKVVLGAISDKIPFQLTANINEIDEGNSEAELIFNGDFNPMMAMMIKGPITKFLETLTTNLEKLQ encoded by the coding sequence ATGCAAATTGAAAGTAAAAAAGTAAATGTGAAGCGATCTGCTCAGGACCTCTGCTCCTATTTGAGCGATGTTAAGAATTTCGAGGAACTCATGCCGGAAAATATCAGCAAATTTGAGGTTCTTAGCGAGAAATCGTTTGTCTTTGCCCTGAAAGGTATGCCGGAGATCGGGCTTGAAGTAAAAGAGGTTGAAGCTCCCGAAAAAGTAGTATTAGGGGCCATTAGCGACAAAATTCCTTTTCAGCTAACCGCTAATATCAACGAAATTGACGAAGGTAACTCCGAAGCCGAACTGATTTTTAATGGTGACTTCAATCCTATGATGGCGATGATGATCAAAGGACCTATCACTAAATTCCTGGAAACTCTCACCACTAATCTGGAAAAACTTCAATAA